The Pan troglodytes isolate AG18354 chromosome 15, NHGRI_mPanTro3-v2.0_pri, whole genome shotgun sequence genomic sequence gatcatgccattgtgctccagcctgggcaacaagagtgaaacttcatctcaaaaaataacaataataatagtaataatataaatTGAATACGAAAGagagatattatttaaaatgttaagtaaataTAGATTTTAGTAATAGAATGTTGAATTGCTTCGATCTACCATCTTGCTGTGatcaaataaaaatactaaattaaaaaaaaattaaaaacattgacAATCTGAAGAGAGAATAGAAAATGGCTAAGTCATTTTTTTATGAAAGCCTGAGAGGTGAGCACTAAGGCCATTCATGCTCAGAGAGCACTTGACTGTAGTTCAAATCCTTATGTTTCAGGACAATTCCTGGCTGAGATAGAAATAGGAACCTGGTGCTGGTGGCGGGGGGCGGTCACACAAAGCTGGTGCCCTAATGGTCTTCATCCTCAGGTAAGGATGAACCAGAGCTAGACCTGATGCCACTCAGAAGGGAATCACTCATCCCTGGAAGTTTGTGGCCATGGTTTAGCTCTTGTTTGAATGTATACATGCCGTTTTCTTCAATTTCCCCATTACACTAgcaatctcttctttttttttttttttttttagttcaaagGTGTTaggctttctttttgttgttgttgtttgcagtttggggttttttttagatagtatctcaccctgtcacccacgCTAgaatacagtggtatgatcacagctaattgcagcctcaacctcttgggctcaagcaatcctcccaccttagcctctcaagtagctgggaccacaggcacatgccaccatgcctggctaatttttttttttttgtagaaattgggtctctctatgttgcccaggctgtaggcTTTCTATTAAAGACTTTGTCatcctctttttcctttgtttcattttatgaatGGACACAACtcaaaatttttaagtaaaatattttaatcctcCAGCCTAAATGATATATTAAGTCACAAAACAGCCTTAATCATTTTGAAAGATTAAAATCGTACCTATCTTTCTcaaatcacaatggaataaaaccgtAAATCAACAGCAAAAAGAAATATCCACAAATATGTGGATATTCAACAACACACTCTAAACCAAGCGATGAGTCAGAGAAGTCACAAGGGAAATTATAAAGTAtcttgagacaaataaaaatgaaaacacaacataccgaaatttacaagatgaaaagaaagCAGCGCTAAGAGAGACATGTATAGCTATAAAGGCTtacattataaaagaagaaaaatctcaacTCAAAAACCTTACTTTATAccataagaaactagaaaaagaagaacaaactaaattcAAAGCTAGCAAATGGTAGGAAATAATGAAGATTACAGCAGGGataaatgaagtagaaaatataaaactgtagagaaaatgaacaaaaccaaaagtttgttATTCAAAAAGATAAACTAAGTGGACAAGACTTTAGCtagattaggaaaaaaagaagactcaacaaaaattagaaattaaatgagGACATTACAACTGATTTTCTAGAAATTAGTTTTTATAACTTTTCCTATGAACAAAAAGAAGTTATCTCGAATTCCACACAGACGTCTCATCATTGCCTTTCAAAACATTCTTCTTGCCTTTGCTCTGGGGTCCAATTTGCCCTAAACTACATGAAAACTGTGGATGGAAGAAAGGATGCTATGCCAAGGACTCTTGAGGGAGTCATAAACCAGCCCAAGGGAAGACTGAAGTCATCACAATAATCTCCAAGATAAAACTTTAATTGCACCCCTGAATCACAATGACACTTATTTCTTCATTCACCTGCACCCTCTTTCTGAAATCTCTTCATGAGGTTCATATGCCACTGCTTTTGTGGCACTATTCTGCCACAAAAGTAATTCATATATAAAACTCACCTGTTGACCTTTCTCTGCTGGATGAAACAATTGGAAGGTCTGGGTGCCCGGAGGTGACTGAGGTCCTTTATGTAGCCCTTGATGAAAATAACCACCCTGTCAATCGAGGCCCACACCTCAAGGGCTGACCATAGGAGGAGTGTGCTTCTTTCCTCTGGCTATAACTGTTACCCAAAGAATTACCTATAAGTGTTCCTTTTGAGCActtcaggaaaggagaaaagggagtTTCAACAGTTACCTTTATATATCCTAGGATTCTCTGGGTCAGGCTCCAGGTTTTGAGTCCACATAAGGCAAAGAGGTGTATCGATGAGAAGGCACAGGCTCGGTTTGTATTCCTAGGACTCTATCATGAAGGGTAAGTAACTTTTTCCCCTGTCTAGGATTCACTTGACTTCTTCTAAGACATCCACACATGGATGCTAGCTCCAGTGAAATGCCTTTATAATATGAAcatatttttgcaaaattttgTGAGTTTCTAGACATGTGATTTCATGCACCGCATCTCCAGTATAATAAGTGTTGTAATGAACTGTTGACATCTGTGCCCAGCTACCCAGATCCTCCTCAGCTGAACACTTCCTTAAACGTTCTTGCCTAATTATTTGCAAAGGAATGCCTCATTATTTGGAAATTTGATAAATTACATAATTTGGTATTAGAAGTCATGCTTAATAACTCACTTTCTACAATGCCTCTGATTAAATATAACTTATTCCCATTACTTTTATGCACATCCCAGGAAATGTAATGCCCTTCCTTTAATACTTTATCTTCTGCCTTTTGAATTATTAATACTACTgtgtttttatgtcttctttatgtCAGACCGACCTGTATGTTTCTAAGTGCCAGAATATACAAGAAGGTCGAAAAAATGAATCTGACCAACTAAAAGGAGCTGCCCATAGCTTCACTATGAGATaatatgaacatgaaatattcaTATTTGAATGACATATGACTTTTTAATCTAGTCATTCAGGTTCACTTAAATTCAttggacaggtgcagtggctcacgcctataatctccgcactttgaggggccaaagGTTTGTAGAGAAAGCTTCTCATCATGTTCCCTAGGCTAGAGACATGATGAGaacatgtctctacaaaacatttaataattagcctggcatggtggcatacgtctatcgtcccagctactcaggttaaggcagtaggatcacttgagcttgggaggtcaaggctgcaatgaactatgatcccgcgactgcactccagcatgggtgatagagtaaggccctgtctcaaaaataaacaaataaataaataaaaattaaaaattaatttatcgTTTTTCATTTAGGTTTTTAAATGATTCTGCTAAAAAATTATCCTAGTTActttgtaattatatttattagtagtagtattatgAACACTAACAGCTAGGAATGTTGCAGGTCCTAATATATTCCAGGAACTGCACTAGGCACTACAACATGTACTAGGAAACTGTACTTCAACAATACTTTCACAAAAGCTCAGCAAAACAATGGTAACATGCCTAGAGGCACATAGTATGCTGTACAGTATTTGAACCCAGGTCAAtctgattttatcatttattttaagtaCCTTATATAACAGGATTACTTCATTAAGTATTACTGGAGTGagtctatatatatctatatctatgtatttctatgtatatacatagatatacatctgtgtatatctatgtatatatctatatctatgtgtatatctatatctatagatatagatatctatgtatatctatgtatatatttatatctatagatatagatatacacacactttGAGAAGGAAAATCAACAAGATTTGGAGATTGACAGCATATGGGAGGTGACAGAATTAAAAGGTTCCTTCGGTGCTTCTCAAGTTTCTGGCTTTAGCAAATGCTAACTGGATTGGTGAACGAAGAGTGGAGCCATTCGCTAAGAAGCAAGTACAAAGTGGGAGCTCttacaaagaaaaagatggaataaagataaatactgggcaaaatggtgactacatgtttgaaaatataaatgaccaGAGAGGCCAATATTTAGAGTGTATGCTCACAAATGACAGGGTCATGAGGCAAGGTGGAATTAGTGGATCACAAGGTTTAAATGTGATTTTGCTAAATGTGACCAAACTGACAAGTTACACAAGACTGCCCAGTGACGTTCAGACTGAGGACTCAGTAATGGTGATGTTCATAAACTCAGATTAGCTTTTTGGTGGCAGGCTTGGCAAGCCTGAAATTCACCCaaccattaatttattcaacaagtgcctactgtgtaccagaAACTGAGTCATCTgagaaatgaaagataaattaAACATCATTTGTGAATTATAGACATTTTCAGTCTAGAGGGTAACACGAAACCATATGATTTGGTCATTATGGTGCACGCTGTAGTAGAAAAATTTATAACATGCTACGTAAATATTAAACAGGAAATTTATCTTATATGTTACAGAGTTTTGTGTTGCTGACTTTAATATATGATAGGTATCAAAAGGATATCTAAAATCATCATCAAAATCTAAGACATCCTATATTGACAAgtgtaattattaattttttaaatcttgataaGCTCAGGCTTTATGGGTCAAACTGTACTAAGATATATGTCCAAGAATATTAACCACAGTGGTGATTATAATAGAAAACATTGATAACAACCTAAATCTATCATTAGAGGGTCGATTGAATGTATAGACAAGAAGAACAATGAAGCCATTGAGTTGATGATTCAGAGCTATATTTTTGACATGGAAAAAAGACAGattaagtttaaaaacaaattataaaacaattaattttgaaaattgccattttaattataaagaagagaagaacACACTCCTCCAGAgagttaaaatttgttttctctgggaggtagattttttttgtctttttctataccttttatgtttataattataaaaaacaagTACAGTATTTTGGTAAATTTTGAACAGTATagcattaataaatttaaataacaaGACATTAGCATTTTAGATCATTTGAAATGCATTGAAAAACTTAACATTAATAAATATCCTTACATTTGGAGAAGGCTTACTGAATattctttacatatatattttctttcatcaccaagtgaaagaaaatattatttgtgtTCAGCAAGAATTTACCATTAGCAACATTTAGAGCTATGTTTATTTATGTATgactttttttaattaacaaataaaaaattgtatatatttattatgtgtaacatgttgttttgaaatacgtATACATTGTATAATGGCTACCTCCAGCTAATGaatatgcattacctcatatacttaccacttttttgtggtgagaacatttaaaatctactgtcttagcaattttcaagaaaaaaatacattgttaactatagttatccATGTTATACAATAGAGctcttgaatttatttcttctatctaactgaagttttgtatcctttgaccaacatctccccaacctCCCAGTCCctgtaaccaccattttactctttgCTGCtataaattcaacttttttaggttccacatatacatataagtgaaatcatgcagtatttgtcttcctgagcctggcttttttcacttagcaccgTGTCcctgggttcatccatgttgtcacaaatgacaggatttccttcttttttaaaagctgaatagtattccattgtgtgcataTACTACACTTCCTTTACCTATTCATTCTGTTTGACTTTTGATCATTGACCTTCCAAACTTATCTAGATTCTGACTTTCTTGTAGGTGGGAAGTAGAGATTACAGTTGAGATGTCGAAACCTACAATCTGTAACATGTAACAGTACAAGAATGAATTCTTGTAGCAGAACAATATATTGTaacaaattgtttattttaatgaGAGAGATTTATGTTTAAATGATTCAAAACTCTGCATTTGTTTATGGTAGTAGAAATTCCATTTATAGGGAAGTTTAAAAGTGTGAAGTAAATTCAAGGAACAATCTCAGGTAACTATTAACTCTCTACTCTCCAGAAAAATATTGCCATGATATTTTCTCTTGGATTCTATGCTTAGACTTAAAATTCACTAATACAGAGTGAATAATGGCCACTCATAGCTCTCAAGTATCTGAGAAGTATGTCAAGTATTTTCCACCTTGGGAAAGATGTCAGAAAAAGTAGTTATTTTACTCCTAATTCTTGgtttaaaaattaagtcaaacTAACAAGCTGCTTTATTAGAAATAATTAACTGTGGGtgggaaaaagaaatacaaacagccACTTTGCTGGCTTTCATAGAGGATAATGGTTCTGAGCTTTCAAAATTTCAAAGGGAAGGGAGAATTCTTAAAAATCACCCACTGATGAAAAATATCTGAATAATGTAGATTCTATTGTTATAACCctaattttaaagaaatctggggccaggcacagtggctcactcctgtaatcccagcactttgggaggccgaggcgggtggatcacctgaggtcaggagttcgagaccagcttgaccaacatggagaaaccccgtctctactaaaaatataaaagtagccaggcatggtggtgcatgcttgtaatcccagctactcgggaggctgaggcaggagaatcgcttgaacccaggaggcggaggttgtggtgagctgagattggaccattgccctccagcatgggcagcaagagcaaaactccgtctcaaaaaaaaaaaaagaaatttgggatCATTAGCATTGTTGATTTGTAGCTTCTGAATAAAAGTTAGGAGTCAGTGGATGGGTTATTGCAAACTAATTGCCAAATAGCCAACATATATAGCTTACACAGATTTACTACAAgtctttcagaaaacaaaactgtttgTATAAATGGTGTTTTCTGTCATCTCTACAGCCCCGGAATTCACAAACAATTCAGAGACAAGCACTGTGACGGAATTTGTTCTCCTTGGCTTTCCTGGTTGTCAGGAGATGCAAAGTTTCCTCTTCTCCCTGTTCTTTGTGATCTATGTATTTACCATAATAGGAAATGGGACCATTGTCTGTGCTGTGAGATTGGACAAACGGCTTCATACCCCAATGTATATTCTCCTAGGGAACTTTGCTTTCCTTGAAATCTGGTACGTTACTTCCACTGTACCCAACATGCTAGTCAACTTCCTCTCAGAGACAAAAACCATCTCCTTTGTTGGCTGTTTCCTCCAGTTCTACTTTTTTACTTCCCTTGGTACAATAGAAGCATACTTCCTCTGCATCATGGCATATGATCGGTACCTTGCTATCTGCCGCCCATTGCACTACCCAACCATCATGACCCCACAACTCTGCTACATATTGATGTCTTTTTGCTGGGTGTTTGGATTCCTCAGTTACTCTGTCTCCACTGTGCAACTGTCTCAACTGCCTTTCTGTGGGCCCAACATCATCAATCACTTTTTGTGTGACATGGACCCACTGATGGCTCTGTCCTGTGCCCCAGCTCCTATCACTGAGATTATCTTCTATATCCTGAGCTCCCTCATTATCATTCTCACTCTTCTGTACATCTGTGGCTCCTATATGCTTTTACTGATAGCTGTATTAAAAGTCCCTTCAGCAGCTGGCCAGCAGAAGGCCTTTTCCACCTGTGGATCTCATCTGACAGTGGTGTGTTTATTCTTTGGGGCCTTACTGGCAATGTATGTGAGCCCCACAACTGATAACCCAGCTGCAATTCAGAAGATTATAACTTTGTTCTATTCTACGGTGACCCCCTTCTTAAACCCCCTGATTTACAGCTTACGAAACAAGGAGATGAAGGCTGCGTTGAAGAAAGTCCTGAGGATAGAATGAGAATAAAGTCATCTACATGAGACCAAGCAAACCATTGTTCAGACATAAAAGATTAACTAAGAAATACCTGATTTTCTGATTCTACTTCTCCAATACACACTTTAAAGAAGATATTTTCTCAGCGAGGTCCCTCATTGTTTCATTTCTTAACTAACCTAGCAGAGCTAAACCATAGTTGATTCATATTCCATTCCAAACGAAACAATCATATTTTCAACACAGGTGACTCCAGTAGATGATATTTCAGGGTATTTTATCTGTCCTATTTCATACTGTATAGTTTTGATTACAGGAGACAGGGGTGGAAGATAGAAGAGCAGTTATACTTAAGGTATTTCTTAAGActgttcaatatttttaaagtgaatgaAGAATCAAATTTAAATGTCTAATGAATACAGAACTAAAGGATTTAGTAACAGAGCAGTTTTCTTGCCCCCTTGGCTCTTGATGGTTGAAAGTCTTACAGACAAGGGACAGACTGAAAGTTTAATGCTTATGTAAGCAGCATGTGTTTTAACATCACATAAAATAGTAAAATCGTggtcattctttcattcaacaaatattaattgaatacCTGTTATGTTCTAGGCACTAGATATATACTATGACCAAAAGAATCAAAACCACTATCTACCTGGCATTTACACTCACATAAGGGAGAAACAGAcgataaaaaaataagtaaaatatatagcatATCAGAGAGTAGTAAGCGCTatgcaaaaaggacaaagaggaCAGGAAatgtgggagaaagaaaagagctgCCGTTGTTAAACACGATGATCAGAGAGGCTACACTGAGAAGGCAACATTTAAGCAAATGCTTGAAGCGGATGAAGGAATGAGCCATGTAGACAGTGAGAGAAGAGCATTCCAAAGAGAGGGAAGCAAATTATCTTAAAGATCTGGAGGCAGGATTGTATCCAAGTAGCAGCAAGGAGGTTGGTTTGACTGGAGTAAAGAATTTAAgtctgggaacagtggctcacacctgtaatcccagcactttgggaagctgaggaggctggatcatgaggtcaggaattcgagaccagcctggccaatatggtgcaaccctgtctctactaaaaatacaaaaattagctgggtgtggtggcacgagcctgtaatcccagctactcaggaggctgaggcaggagaatggcatgaacctaggaggcggaggttgcagtgag encodes the following:
- the LOC473317 gene encoding olfactory receptor 11H4-like produces the protein MVFSVISTAPEFTNNSETSTVTEFVLLGFPGCQEMQSFLFSLFFVIYVFTIIGNGTIVCAVRLDKRLHTPMYILLGNFAFLEIWYVTSTVPNMLVNFLSETKTISFVGCFLQFYFFTSLGTIEAYFLCIMAYDRYLAICRPLHYPTIMTPQLCYILMSFCWVFGFLSYSVSTVQLSQLPFCGPNIINHFLCDMDPLMALSCAPAPITEIIFYILSSLIIILTLLYICGSYMLLLIAVLKVPSAAGQQKAFSTCGSHLTVVCLFFGALLAMYVSPTTDNPAAIQKIITLFYSTVTPFLNPLIYSLRNKEMKAALKKVLRIE